A part of Thalassophryne amazonica chromosome 3, fThaAma1.1, whole genome shotgun sequence genomic DNA contains:
- the LOC117506135 gene encoding SAM pointed domain-containing Ets transcription factor isoform X2 translates to MSNPVGSLSESTIYGSRMGMTEESLALLERSSSSGELWDMVDIKPSVSGLYLSCFDMLLSEDTTWLVKVSEATPTLTLPMARLEPHKEPEQCPVIDSQEQGICPGLEGQVEERSLEQVQSMVVGEVLKDIETACKLLNITPDPIEWNTVNVQKWLLWTEHLYRLPHAGKAFQELTGKDLCAMSEEEFRQRSPQCGDTLHAHLDIWKSAAWMKERCSAGDPKATGTEALWSEADSSCSGQPIHLWQFLRELLLKPHSYGRCIRWLNKEKGIFKIEDSAHVARLWGLRKNRPAMNYDKLSRSIRQYYKKGIIRKPDVSQRLVYQFVHPV, encoded by the exons ATGTCGAATCCGGTTGGGAGTTTATCAGAATCTACCATATATGGATCCCGGATGGGGATGACAGAGGAGTCTCTTGCCCTTCTGGAGCGAAGCAGCAGCTCTGGAGAGCTTTGGGACATGGTGGACATCAAACCGAGTGTGTCCGGCCTTTACCTCTCCTGTTTCGACATGCTGCTCAGCGAGGACACCACCTGGCTAGTGAAAGTTTCCGAGGCGACCCCGACTTTGACCTTACCCATGGCTCGCCTGGAGCCACACAAGGAACCTGAACAGTGTCCCGTCATCGACAGCCAGGAACAGGGGATCTGTCCTGGGCTGGAGGGGCAGGTGGAGGAGCGATCACTGGAGCAGGTGCAGAGCATGGTGGTGGGAGAGGTGCTGAAGGACATAGAAACGGCCTGCAAACTTCTCAATATCACCCCAG ACCCGATAGAGTGGAACACAGTAAATGTCCAGAAGTGGCTGCTGTGGACTGAACATCTGTACAGGCTTCCCCACGCAGGAAAAGCCTTCCAGGAGCTGACAGGGAAGGACCTGTGTGCCATGAGTGAAGAAGAGTTTCGCCAGCGTTCGCCGCAATGCGGAGACACGCTGCACGCACACCTAGACATATGGAAGTCAG CTGCCTGGATGAAGGAGAGATGTTCAGCTGGAGATCCCAAAGCCACTG GCACAGAGGCGCTTTGGTCAGAAGCAGATTCATCGTGTTCAGGACAACCGATTCATCTGTGGCAGTTTCTCAGGGAGCTTCTTCTCAAACCGCACAGCTATGGACGCTGCATCCGCTGGCTCAATAAAGAAAAAG GTATTTTCAAAATCGAAGACTCGGCTCACGTGGCCAGACTGTGGGGACTGAGGAAGAATCGTCCTGCGATGAATTACGacaagctgagccgctccatacgTCAGTACTACAAGAAGGGCATCATCCGTAAGCCCGACGTGTCTCAGAGACTTGTGTACCAGTTTGTTCATCCAGTATGA
- the LOC117506135 gene encoding SAM pointed domain-containing Ets transcription factor isoform X1: MSNPVGSLSESTIYGSRMGMTEESLALLERSSSSGELWDMVDIKPSVSGLYLSCFDMLLSEDTTWLVKVSEATPTLTLPMARLEPHKEPEQCPVIDSQEQGICPGLEGQVEERSLEQVQSMVVGEVLKDIETACKLLNITPDPIEWNTVNVQKWLLWTEHLYRLPHAGKAFQELTGKDLCAMSEEEFRQRSPQCGDTLHAHLDIWKSAAWMKERCSAGDPKATGLNIGCHAGTEALWSEADSSCSGQPIHLWQFLRELLLKPHSYGRCIRWLNKEKGIFKIEDSAHVARLWGLRKNRPAMNYDKLSRSIRQYYKKGIIRKPDVSQRLVYQFVHPV, from the exons ATGTCGAATCCGGTTGGGAGTTTATCAGAATCTACCATATATGGATCCCGGATGGGGATGACAGAGGAGTCTCTTGCCCTTCTGGAGCGAAGCAGCAGCTCTGGAGAGCTTTGGGACATGGTGGACATCAAACCGAGTGTGTCCGGCCTTTACCTCTCCTGTTTCGACATGCTGCTCAGCGAGGACACCACCTGGCTAGTGAAAGTTTCCGAGGCGACCCCGACTTTGACCTTACCCATGGCTCGCCTGGAGCCACACAAGGAACCTGAACAGTGTCCCGTCATCGACAGCCAGGAACAGGGGATCTGTCCTGGGCTGGAGGGGCAGGTGGAGGAGCGATCACTGGAGCAGGTGCAGAGCATGGTGGTGGGAGAGGTGCTGAAGGACATAGAAACGGCCTGCAAACTTCTCAATATCACCCCAG ACCCGATAGAGTGGAACACAGTAAATGTCCAGAAGTGGCTGCTGTGGACTGAACATCTGTACAGGCTTCCCCACGCAGGAAAAGCCTTCCAGGAGCTGACAGGGAAGGACCTGTGTGCCATGAGTGAAGAAGAGTTTCGCCAGCGTTCGCCGCAATGCGGAGACACGCTGCACGCACACCTAGACATATGGAAGTCAG CTGCCTGGATGAAGGAGAGATGTTCAGCTGGAGATCCCAAAGCCACTG GTCTAAACATTGGTTGTCATGCAGGCACAGAGGCGCTTTGGTCAGAAGCAGATTCATCGTGTTCAGGACAACCGATTCATCTGTGGCAGTTTCTCAGGGAGCTTCTTCTCAAACCGCACAGCTATGGACGCTGCATCCGCTGGCTCAATAAAGAAAAAG GTATTTTCAAAATCGAAGACTCGGCTCACGTGGCCAGACTGTGGGGACTGAGGAAGAATCGTCCTGCGATGAATTACGacaagctgagccgctccatacgTCAGTACTACAAGAAGGGCATCATCCGTAAGCCCGACGTGTCTCAGAGACTTGTGTACCAGTTTGTTCATCCAGTATGA